A single Anopheles funestus chromosome 2RL, idAnoFuneDA-416_04, whole genome shotgun sequence DNA region contains:
- the LOC125766101 gene encoding AF4/FMR2 family member lilli isoform X5: protein MNKSLYPRHDDEHERMERRERDKQARAQLQAEREPEPTAPLFAAPVKVQSPSDTDMHIAQRLGNFEAAKKHILEPYTSYQVIGIAPTPSTPLRPSSVMPSLVSGSHHRSLPPKTNSNSSSTISNSIANFVKPADNRSMYNGRPSSLSGSSAGRSQLPVHYSSSTSSSTSAPGSFNKHEVHGVSSKGPPLSIPPSVMNGRASSGGSIGSSSSSGGTGGPSFGSDKLPSQMPNGRLPQGSNVEKILHEMKKNILTPLTEIGATPRKELESKFNFNNPSANKRHVYATPGFLEPLVGGAAKSSLSGLAMLRPLGSNIEDDNLNNGSDSDDGGDGGSKKRNSSDTSSNESAEESSSEDSNIGNKRGGSIPISSVPMSGEVNGNVGSIAGVEGVIGSAGTGGGSAGGNTSPVRRPSDWSLLNFLKQPTSSSQQVPTSESAPHIGGATGDRSGLHHHHQHQHHNLQRALEENSISSPLRPQRLSGVSDGVQGFIASHIADGRSATGAPVKNEPLPPLDDDHLSNASSSASNGELPAGTGMSSSGINASSSSSSYVKQEPYPSENSASPTPGIKSELKDDGADRLSLSSPAKSPEQQHHPVGSFNLHHRQQQNFFGDSIVEQEDVICALQEAKEFSLIKPISSMSDSDSEDADVPSTVGGDHEQHRVNLHHVNAHIVLQPEGEAVVSGNGVAVSATSNNTKKKKWKRKLIAGSGNEREARDSSTSSEDERYGATRRSRSQSFEKDKTHLKARGRVRKGHNTHSSGGGGGGTTSAASSARYSDADSIASGGGGHRSSKTSSHGSTPTKKGGTASVVNSVAYTHGIGDTGGVAGIMSPPISIPSVDRIVLSKKVASRKSRSSKIRSSETVLSTESSSTSSGSSIEAGGVASSADSADSDSGNERSIPAPVDIAPVVPVVKTKKHKTKKKHDKTITVDVPTTNISTSKGNKVIAGEVSNKHGPSNGSGSSRSNNNFNLHNLSSDSNDERASALSSPFQSNGGKVTEVTTSGSFSKKSHKLSMNQTLAQEDETRVSNTNGNKTVDDDDDDDDDRSDTHSDSDSDTPTKKETQKQNKNKKAALFARVFINTAAGSGGKGKGGKGKGGKGKGQVYIDHVDELNVTKSNGTSTTPNANSQTVTNAEQRRSTQQHLIVPELLGNVETPPRPSSETGESRPNSRATGVIAAVSPTLDKMLFSHTSGALSNNNLSLVCRIDLSRLLKIPPPPAQNRPQSGLRAHESYNAHRSASSARQKSSSPYDQLHGKRRRNSVGQQEQHDRSGSSVHSSSSTPRLLEDRVTYGGSVPSRILADDCSPVLENGGGSLRHRSNSINSDHSGAAQKAREYRGGIDAAYGNNSPSMHQRHNHHTTYTNHHHLGSQSEINSKGVESEKYDEKLLAKSEKLNYDEQQQRLKEDKASSLLFGGSRVGNGKYSSYSGVIKQEGSAGAAQSIIKQEYNREELMVDSKLGKQPVGSILTNGTAGEGESIGTLGGSGRMRKRSTSAGSNNTYKEKRRKKDKSSANLQTDQLDQLPPTNHDRLDECALGANSGRTALTTERSSIGGQQHPAALHHSSSNHQSQQQQHLISSVSSGNGFDSVNAPITDGNVGTPVEIPVQIKKVYVSYFERSDEIPEIRDQSRFLSEAKRLKHAADREGDHLAQAMLYLEAVLFFLLTGDTMERDPITEKAAFTMYKDTLCLIKFISSKFRSQLQNQTVQGNIHTKVAILSLRCQSLIYLKLYKMRRLEMKETAKTIGEFNHKTSTVPAELANGNTPSPLSPTSVGSQSSGYSSGQNNHVGSIPPMNSSPAQCIIMPINVHNAYQKQTTLFTHLSTCLDLWEQADSLVSRGNHVEFFIELDHENGPMTLHSSLHNVVKYVQAGIQKLRRM, encoded by the exons CAAAGTCCATCCGATACGGATATGCACATCGCACAGCGACTCGGCAATTTCGAAGCAGCTAAGAAGCACATCCTGGAACCGTACACGTCGTATCAAGTGATCGGTATCGCGCCTACCCCTTCGACGCCACTGCGTCCTTCCAGCGTGATGCCCAGCCTGGTCTCTGGCAGCCACCATCGGTCgcttccaccaaaaaccaataGCAATAGTAGTAGTACCATTAGCAATAGTATCGCCAATTTCGTTAAGCCAGCCGACAATCGCTCCATGTACAATGGACGACCATCGTCGTTGTCGGGATCGAGCGCGGGACGAAGCCAACTACCAGTACATTACTCGTCCTCAACTTCCTCGTCCACTTCCGCGCCTGGGTCGTTCAACAAACACGAG GTGCATGGAGTCTCATCAAAAGGACCGCCTTTATCTATTCCGCCTTCGGTAATGAATGGGCGAGCATCGTCTGGGGGAAGCATcggcagcagtagtagtagcggTGGAACAGGTGGCCCATCCTTCGGCAGTGATAAGTTACCCTCGCAGATGCCCAACGGTCGACTGCCCCAG GGCAGCAACGTTGAGAAGATATTGCACGAAATGAAGAAGAACATCTTGACGCCGCTGACGGAGATTGGGGCAACGCCGCGTAAGGAGCTGGAATCGAAGTTTAACTTCAACAACCCGAGCGCAAACAAGAGGCACGTTTATGCCACCCCGGGGTTTTTGGAGCCATTAGTGGGAGGTGCCGCGAAATCGTCCC TTTCCGGATTGGCGATGCTTCGTCCACTAGG CTCAAACATAGAGGACGATAATCTGAACAACGGTTCCGACAGTGATGATGGTGGAGATGGCGGATCAAAGAAACGAAATTCTAGTGATACCTCATCGAACGAAAGTGCAGAAGAATCGTCGAGCGAGGACTCCAACATTGGCAATAAACGGGGAGGAAGCATTCCCATTTCCAGCGTTCCGATGAGTGGAGAAGTTAATGGAAACGTTGGTAGCATAGCAGGAGTTGAAGGAGTGATTGGATCGGCTGGAACAGGTGGTGGTAGTGCCGGTGGAAACACCAGTCCCGTGAGGAGACCGAGCGATTGGTCGCTTTTAAATTTCCTAAAGCAACCTACCAGCAGTAGTCAACAAGTGCCAACAAGCGAAAGTGCCCCCCATAttggtggtgccaccggggaCCGTTCTGgtttgcatcatcatcatcaacatcaacaccaTAATCTGCAGCGCGCGCTCGAGGAAAATTCCATATCATCTCCATTGCGACCGCAACGATTGAGCGGTGTAAGTGACGGTGTACAAGGATTCATTGCATCCCACATCGCGGACGGACGGTCCGCCACTGGTGCCCCAGTAAAAAACGAACCCCTACCACCGTTGGACGATGACCACTTGTCAAACGCAAGCAGTAGTGCAAGCAATGGCGAACTGCCTGCAGGCACGGGTATGTCTTCGTCCGGTATCAATGCATCATCCTCGTCGTCATCGTACGTGAAACAAGAACCGTATCCCAGCGAAAATAGTGCCTCGCCTACGCCCGGTATCAAAAGTGAGCTAAAGGATGACGGTGCCGACCGGTTATCGTTGTCCAGTCCCGCGAAAAGTCCGGAACAACAGCATCATCCGGTTGGTAGTTTCAATCTTCACCACCGTCAACAGCAGAACTTTTTCGGCGACAGTATCGTCGAGCAGGAAGATGTGATATGTGCCCTACAGGAAGCCAAAGAGTTTAGCCTGATCAAACCTATCTCGAGCATGTCGGATTCCGATTCGGAAGATGCAGATGTACCTAGTACCGTTGGCGGAGATCATGAGCAGCATCGTGTAAATTTGCATCACGTTAACGCGCATATAGTTCTTCAGCCAGAAGGTGAAGCCGTAGTGTCTGGTAATGGTGTAGCAGTATCGGCCACATCTAACaatacgaagaagaaaaagtggaAACGTAAGCTGATCGCCGGTTCCGGAAACGAACGTGAAGCTCGCGACAGTTCAACTAGCAGTGAAGACGAACGGTATGGTGCTACAAGGCGGAGTCGATCGCAGTCCTTTGAGAAGGATAAAACACATCTGAAAGCACGGGGACGAGTGCGCAAAGGACACAATACTCATAGCAGtggaggaggtggtggtggtactaCGAGTGCCGCATCCAGTGCTCGCTATTCAGATGCGGACTCGATAGCAAGCGGCGGTGGTGGGCACCGGTCCAGCAAAACGTCATCACACGGATCGACACCAACGAAAAAGGGTGGTACCGCGTCGGTGGTAAACTCCGTAGCGTACACTCACGGAATAGGTGATACGGGAGGTGTTGCGGGTATAATGAGCCCTCCGATTAGCATACCGTCTGTGGATAGAATTGTGCTTTCGAAAAAAGTAGCATCCCGCAAATCGCGCTCCTCGAAGATTCGCAGCAGCGAAACAGTGCTTTCTACAGAGAGTAGTTCCACATCTTCTGGTTCTTCTATCGAAGCTGGTGGAGTAGCATCATCAGCAGATTCTGCCGATTCAGATTCTGGCAATGAACGATCGATACCGGCACCAGTTGATATCGCTCCCGTTGTGCCAGTGGTGAAGacgaagaaacataaaacgaagaaaaagcaCGATAAGACGATAACAGTTGACGTTCCCACTACCAACATATCGACAAGCAAGGGAAACAAAGTGATCGCTGGTGAAGTTTCAAACAAACATGGGCCAAGTAATGGTAGCGGAAGCAGTCGGAGTAACAATAACTTCAACCTGCACAATCTTTCCTCCGACAGCAATGACGA aaGGGCTTCTGCATTGTCTTCTCCGTTTCAAAGCAACGGAGGAAAAGTGACCGAAGTCACAACGAGTGGAAGCTTCTCCAAGAAAAGCCATAAACTGTCAATGAACCAGACATTAGCCCAAGAGGATGAAACCCGCGTATCGAACACCAATGGTAACAAAACTgtcgacgacgatgatgacgatgatgacgatcgcTCTGATACTCACAGCGATAGTGATAGCGATACTCCAACCAAAAAAGAGACG cagaagcaaaacaaaaataagaaagcGGCTCTGTTTGCTCGAGTGTTTATAAATACGGCCGCTGGTAGTGGTGGTAAGGGAAAGGGCGGTAAAGGCAAAGGCGGGAAGGGCAAAGGTCAGGTATACATTGACCATGTGGATGAGCTAAATGTGACGAAAAGCAATGGGACTTCGACGACACCAAATGCCAACAGCCAAACAGTAACGAACGCGGAGCAGCGTCGGTCAACCCAGCAGCATCTTATCGTGCCAGAGCTTTTGGGCAACGTGGAAACACCACCGAGACCTTCTTCCGAAACGGGAGAGAGTCGTCCGAACAGTCGAGCAACAGGGGTTATTGCTGCCGTCTCGCCTACGCTGGATAAGATGCTCTTCTCACATACCAGTGGTGCCTTAAGTAATAACAACCTTTCGCTTGTCTGTCGGATAGATTTGAGTCGTTTGTTGAAAATTCCACCGCCGCCAGCACAGAATCGACCACAGTCTGGGCTGCGGGCCCACGAAAGCTACAACGCACACCGCAGTGCCTCTTCCGCGCGTCAGAAGAGCAGCAGCCCTTACGATCAATTGCACGGCAAACGGCGCCGGAATTCGGTTGGCCAACAAGAGCAACACGATCGTAGTGGCAGCTCCGTGCACAGTTCCTCCTCTACCCCGAGGCTATTGGAAGATCGTGTAACGTACGGTGGAAGTGTTCCCTCCCGTATTCTTGCGGACGACTGTTCCCCGGTGTTAGAGAATGGAGGCGGTTCGTTGCGACATCGGAGTAATTCCATTAACAGTGATCATAGCGGTGCGGCTCAAAAGGCTAGGGAATATCGTGGCGGAATTGATGCAGCTTATGGAAATAATTCACCTTCAATGCACCAGCGACATAATCATCATACTACCTACACTAACCATCACCATCTTGGCAGTCAATCTGAAATCAATTCAAAAGGTGTCGAAAGCGAAAAATATGACGAAAAGTTGTTAGCTAAATCAGAAAAACTCAACTACGATGAACAGCAGCAACGCCTAAAAGAAGATAAAGCATCCTCTCTGTTGTTTGGCGGTAGCCGCGTGGGTAACGGAAAATATTCCAGCTATAGTGGCGTAATAAAACAGGAAGGCAGTGCGGGAGCAGCTCAATCCATAATCAAGCAAGAGTACAATAGAGAAGAGCTGATGGTTGACAGTAAGCTTGGAAAGCAACCGGTGGGTTCTATATTGACAAACGGTACGGCAGGAGAGGGAGAATCCATTGGCACGTTGGGTGGAAGCGGTCGGATGCGTAAACGGTCTACTAGTGCCGGAAGTAACAATACGTACAAGGAGAAGCGccgaaaaaaggacaaatcATCCGCAAATTTACAG ACTGATCAACTTGACCAACTTCCTCCGACCAATCATGACCGGTTAGATGAATGTGCTCTAGGAGCAAACTCAGGACGGACAGCACTAACGACAGAAAGGAGCTCCATCGGTGGACAGCAGCATCCGGCAGCATTGCATCACAGTAGCTCGAATCATCAAagtcaacagcaacagcatctgATATCATCAGTCAGTTCTGGCAATGGATTTGATTCAGTCAATGCACCAATTACCGACGGTAACGTTGGAACACCAGTAGAAATCCCGGTGCAGATCAAAAAGGTGTACGTGTCGTATTTCGAGCGCAGCGACGAAATACCGGAAATACGGGACCAAAGCCGTTTTCTGTCGGAAGCCAAACGATTAAAACACGCAGCTGATCGAGAGGGAGATCATTTAGCACAAGCAATGTTGTACCTGGAAGCcgtgttgtttttcttgctcACCGGAGACacgatggaacgggatccgATAACCGAGAAAGCTGCCTTCACGATGTACAAAGATACGCTTTGTTTAATTAA attcATTTCGTCCAAATTTCGTAGTCAACTACAAAATCAAACAGTCCAGGGTAACATTCATACTAAGGTGGCCATTCTGAG TCTGCGTTGTCAGTCGTTGATCTATCTCAAGTTGTACAAGATGCGCCGActtgaaatgaaagaaacggCAAAGACAATCGGCGAATTTAACCACAAAACCAGCACAGTGCCGGCAGAGTTGGCTAATGGAAACACTCCATCACCACTTTCACCAACGTCGGTTGGTTCGCAG AGTTCCGGTTACAGTTCCGGCCAGAACAACCACGTTGGATCAATACCGCCGATGAATTCGTCCCCTGCCCAATGCATTATTATGCCAATAAAC GTTCACAATGCGTATCAAAAGCAGACCACATTGTTTACACACCTTTCCACTTGTCTTGATCTTTGGGAGCAAGCGGACAGCTTAGTTTCGCGAGGGAACCATGTCG aatttttcaTTGAACTGGATCACGAAAATGGACCCATGACGCTGCATAGCTCACTGCACAATGTCGTAAAGTACGTGCAAGCCGGGATTCAGAAGCTTCGGCGCATGTAA
- the LOC125766101 gene encoding AF4/FMR2 family member lilli isoform X2, producing the protein MNKSLYPRHDDEHERMERRERDKQARAQLQAEREPEPTAPLFAAPVKVQSPSDTDMHIAQRLGNFEAAKKHILEPYTSYQVIGIAPTPSTPLRPSSVMPSLVSGSHHRSLPPKTNSNSSSTISNSIANFVKPADNRSMYNGRPSSLSGSSAGRSQLPVHYSSSTSSSTSAPGSFNKHEVHGVSSKGPPLSIPPSVMNGRASSGGSIGSSSSSGGTGGPSFGSDKLPSQMPNGRLPQVANAKMPRVNSSDISTPLKQGSNVEKILHEMKKNILTPLTEIGATPRKELESKFNFNNPSANKRHVYATPGFLEPLVGGAAKSSLSGLAMLRPLGSNIEDDNLNNGSDSDDGGDGGSKKRNSSDTSSNESAEESSSEDSNIGNKRGGSIPISSVPMSGEVNGNVGSIAGVEGVIGSAGTGGGSAGGNTSPVRRPSDWSLLNFLKQPTSSSQQVPTSESAPHIGGATGDRSGLHHHHQHQHHNLQRALEENSISSPLRPQRLSGVSDGVQGFIASHIADGRSATGAPVKNEPLPPLDDDHLSNASSSASNGELPAGTGMSSSGINASSSSSSYVKQEPYPSENSASPTPGIKSELKDDGADRLSLSSPAKSPEQQHHPVGSFNLHHRQQQNFFGDSIVEQEDVICALQEAKEFSLIKPISSMSDSDSEDADVPSTVGGDHEQHRVNLHHVNAHIVLQPEGEAVVSGNGVAVSATSNNTKKKKWKRKLIAGSGNEREARDSSTSSEDERYGATRRSRSQSFEKDKTHLKARGRVRKGHNTHSSGGGGGGTTSAASSARYSDADSIASGGGGHRSSKTSSHGSTPTKKGGTASVVNSVAYTHGIGDTGGVAGIMSPPISIPSVDRIVLSKKVASRKSRSSKIRSSETVLSTESSSTSSGSSIEAGGVASSADSADSDSGNERSIPAPVDIAPVVPVVKTKKHKTKKKHDKTITVDVPTTNISTSKGNKVIAGEVSNKHGPSNGSGSSRSNNNFNLHNLSSDSNDERASALSSPFQSNGGKVTEVTTSGSFSKKSHKLSMNQTLAQEDETRVSNTNGNKTVDDDDDDDDDRSDTHSDSDSDTPTKKETKQNKNKKAALFARVFINTAAGSGGKGKGGKGKGGKGKGQVYIDHVDELNVTKSNGTSTTPNANSQTVTNAEQRRSTQQHLIVPELLGNVETPPRPSSETGESRPNSRATGVIAAVSPTLDKMLFSHTSGALSNNNLSLVCRIDLSRLLKIPPPPAQNRPQSGLRAHESYNAHRSASSARQKSSSPYDQLHGKRRRNSVGQQEQHDRSGSSVHSSSSTPRLLEDRVTYGGSVPSRILADDCSPVLENGGGSLRHRSNSINSDHSGAAQKAREYRGGIDAAYGNNSPSMHQRHNHHTTYTNHHHLGSQSEINSKGVESEKYDEKLLAKSEKLNYDEQQQRLKEDKASSLLFGGSRVGNGKYSSYSGVIKQEGSAGAAQSIIKQEYNREELMVDSKLGKQPVGSILTNGTAGEGESIGTLGGSGRMRKRSTSAGSNNTYKEKRRKKDKSSANLQTDQLDQLPPTNHDRLDECALGANSGRTALTTERSSIGGQQHPAALHHSSSNHQSQQQQHLISSVSSGNGFDSVNAPITDGNVGTPVEIPVQIKKVYVSYFERSDEIPEIRDQSRFLSEAKRLKHAADREGDHLAQAMLYLEAVLFFLLTGDTMERDPITEKAAFTMYKDTLCLIKFISSKFRSQLQNQTVQGNIHTKVAILSLRCQSLIYLKLYKMRRLEMKETAKTIGEFNHKTSTVPAELANGNTPSPLSPTSVGSQSSGYSSGQNNHVGSIPPMNSSPAQCIIMPINVHNAYQKQTTLFTHLSTCLDLWEQADSLVSRGNHVEFFIELDHENGPMTLHSSLHNVVKYVQAGIQKLRRM; encoded by the exons CAAAGTCCATCCGATACGGATATGCACATCGCACAGCGACTCGGCAATTTCGAAGCAGCTAAGAAGCACATCCTGGAACCGTACACGTCGTATCAAGTGATCGGTATCGCGCCTACCCCTTCGACGCCACTGCGTCCTTCCAGCGTGATGCCCAGCCTGGTCTCTGGCAGCCACCATCGGTCgcttccaccaaaaaccaataGCAATAGTAGTAGTACCATTAGCAATAGTATCGCCAATTTCGTTAAGCCAGCCGACAATCGCTCCATGTACAATGGACGACCATCGTCGTTGTCGGGATCGAGCGCGGGACGAAGCCAACTACCAGTACATTACTCGTCCTCAACTTCCTCGTCCACTTCCGCGCCTGGGTCGTTCAACAAACACGAG GTGCATGGAGTCTCATCAAAAGGACCGCCTTTATCTATTCCGCCTTCGGTAATGAATGGGCGAGCATCGTCTGGGGGAAGCATcggcagcagtagtagtagcggTGGAACAGGTGGCCCATCCTTCGGCAGTGATAAGTTACCCTCGCAGATGCCCAACGGTCGACTGCCCCAGGttgcaaatgcaaaaatgcCTAGAGTA aacTCAAGTGATATTTCAACTCCGCTCAAACAGGGCAGCAACGTTGAGAAGATATTGCACGAAATGAAGAAGAACATCTTGACGCCGCTGACGGAGATTGGGGCAACGCCGCGTAAGGAGCTGGAATCGAAGTTTAACTTCAACAACCCGAGCGCAAACAAGAGGCACGTTTATGCCACCCCGGGGTTTTTGGAGCCATTAGTGGGAGGTGCCGCGAAATCGTCCC TTTCCGGATTGGCGATGCTTCGTCCACTAGG CTCAAACATAGAGGACGATAATCTGAACAACGGTTCCGACAGTGATGATGGTGGAGATGGCGGATCAAAGAAACGAAATTCTAGTGATACCTCATCGAACGAAAGTGCAGAAGAATCGTCGAGCGAGGACTCCAACATTGGCAATAAACGGGGAGGAAGCATTCCCATTTCCAGCGTTCCGATGAGTGGAGAAGTTAATGGAAACGTTGGTAGCATAGCAGGAGTTGAAGGAGTGATTGGATCGGCTGGAACAGGTGGTGGTAGTGCCGGTGGAAACACCAGTCCCGTGAGGAGACCGAGCGATTGGTCGCTTTTAAATTTCCTAAAGCAACCTACCAGCAGTAGTCAACAAGTGCCAACAAGCGAAAGTGCCCCCCATAttggtggtgccaccggggaCCGTTCTGgtttgcatcatcatcatcaacatcaacaccaTAATCTGCAGCGCGCGCTCGAGGAAAATTCCATATCATCTCCATTGCGACCGCAACGATTGAGCGGTGTAAGTGACGGTGTACAAGGATTCATTGCATCCCACATCGCGGACGGACGGTCCGCCACTGGTGCCCCAGTAAAAAACGAACCCCTACCACCGTTGGACGATGACCACTTGTCAAACGCAAGCAGTAGTGCAAGCAATGGCGAACTGCCTGCAGGCACGGGTATGTCTTCGTCCGGTATCAATGCATCATCCTCGTCGTCATCGTACGTGAAACAAGAACCGTATCCCAGCGAAAATAGTGCCTCGCCTACGCCCGGTATCAAAAGTGAGCTAAAGGATGACGGTGCCGACCGGTTATCGTTGTCCAGTCCCGCGAAAAGTCCGGAACAACAGCATCATCCGGTTGGTAGTTTCAATCTTCACCACCGTCAACAGCAGAACTTTTTCGGCGACAGTATCGTCGAGCAGGAAGATGTGATATGTGCCCTACAGGAAGCCAAAGAGTTTAGCCTGATCAAACCTATCTCGAGCATGTCGGATTCCGATTCGGAAGATGCAGATGTACCTAGTACCGTTGGCGGAGATCATGAGCAGCATCGTGTAAATTTGCATCACGTTAACGCGCATATAGTTCTTCAGCCAGAAGGTGAAGCCGTAGTGTCTGGTAATGGTGTAGCAGTATCGGCCACATCTAACaatacgaagaagaaaaagtggaAACGTAAGCTGATCGCCGGTTCCGGAAACGAACGTGAAGCTCGCGACAGTTCAACTAGCAGTGAAGACGAACGGTATGGTGCTACAAGGCGGAGTCGATCGCAGTCCTTTGAGAAGGATAAAACACATCTGAAAGCACGGGGACGAGTGCGCAAAGGACACAATACTCATAGCAGtggaggaggtggtggtggtactaCGAGTGCCGCATCCAGTGCTCGCTATTCAGATGCGGACTCGATAGCAAGCGGCGGTGGTGGGCACCGGTCCAGCAAAACGTCATCACACGGATCGACACCAACGAAAAAGGGTGGTACCGCGTCGGTGGTAAACTCCGTAGCGTACACTCACGGAATAGGTGATACGGGAGGTGTTGCGGGTATAATGAGCCCTCCGATTAGCATACCGTCTGTGGATAGAATTGTGCTTTCGAAAAAAGTAGCATCCCGCAAATCGCGCTCCTCGAAGATTCGCAGCAGCGAAACAGTGCTTTCTACAGAGAGTAGTTCCACATCTTCTGGTTCTTCTATCGAAGCTGGTGGAGTAGCATCATCAGCAGATTCTGCCGATTCAGATTCTGGCAATGAACGATCGATACCGGCACCAGTTGATATCGCTCCCGTTGTGCCAGTGGTGAAGacgaagaaacataaaacgaagaaaaagcaCGATAAGACGATAACAGTTGACGTTCCCACTACCAACATATCGACAAGCAAGGGAAACAAAGTGATCGCTGGTGAAGTTTCAAACAAACATGGGCCAAGTAATGGTAGCGGAAGCAGTCGGAGTAACAATAACTTCAACCTGCACAATCTTTCCTCCGACAGCAATGACGA aaGGGCTTCTGCATTGTCTTCTCCGTTTCAAAGCAACGGAGGAAAAGTGACCGAAGTCACAACGAGTGGAAGCTTCTCCAAGAAAAGCCATAAACTGTCAATGAACCAGACATTAGCCCAAGAGGATGAAACCCGCGTATCGAACACCAATGGTAACAAAACTgtcgacgacgatgatgacgatgatgacgatcgcTCTGATACTCACAGCGATAGTGATAGCGATACTCCAACCAAAAAAGAGACG aagcaaaacaaaaataagaaagcGGCTCTGTTTGCTCGAGTGTTTATAAATACGGCCGCTGGTAGTGGTGGTAAGGGAAAGGGCGGTAAAGGCAAAGGCGGGAAGGGCAAAGGTCAGGTATACATTGACCATGTGGATGAGCTAAATGTGACGAAAAGCAATGGGACTTCGACGACACCAAATGCCAACAGCCAAACAGTAACGAACGCGGAGCAGCGTCGGTCAACCCAGCAGCATCTTATCGTGCCAGAGCTTTTGGGCAACGTGGAAACACCACCGAGACCTTCTTCCGAAACGGGAGAGAGTCGTCCGAACAGTCGAGCAACAGGGGTTATTGCTGCCGTCTCGCCTACGCTGGATAAGATGCTCTTCTCACATACCAGTGGTGCCTTAAGTAATAACAACCTTTCGCTTGTCTGTCGGATAGATTTGAGTCGTTTGTTGAAAATTCCACCGCCGCCAGCACAGAATCGACCACAGTCTGGGCTGCGGGCCCACGAAAGCTACAACGCACACCGCAGTGCCTCTTCCGCGCGTCAGAAGAGCAGCAGCCCTTACGATCAATTGCACGGCAAACGGCGCCGGAATTCGGTTGGCCAACAAGAGCAACACGATCGTAGTGGCAGCTCCGTGCACAGTTCCTCCTCTACCCCGAGGCTATTGGAAGATCGTGTAACGTACGGTGGAAGTGTTCCCTCCCGTATTCTTGCGGACGACTGTTCCCCGGTGTTAGAGAATGGAGGCGGTTCGTTGCGACATCGGAGTAATTCCATTAACAGTGATCATAGCGGTGCGGCTCAAAAGGCTAGGGAATATCGTGGCGGAATTGATGCAGCTTATGGAAATAATTCACCTTCAATGCACCAGCGACATAATCATCATACTACCTACACTAACCATCACCATCTTGGCAGTCAATCTGAAATCAATTCAAAAGGTGTCGAAAGCGAAAAATATGACGAAAAGTTGTTAGCTAAATCAGAAAAACTCAACTACGATGAACAGCAGCAACGCCTAAAAGAAGATAAAGCATCCTCTCTGTTGTTTGGCGGTAGCCGCGTGGGTAACGGAAAATATTCCAGCTATAGTGGCGTAATAAAACAGGAAGGCAGTGCGGGAGCAGCTCAATCCATAATCAAGCAAGAGTACAATAGAGAAGAGCTGATGGTTGACAGTAAGCTTGGAAAGCAACCGGTGGGTTCTATATTGACAAACGGTACGGCAGGAGAGGGAGAATCCATTGGCACGTTGGGTGGAAGCGGTCGGATGCGTAAACGGTCTACTAGTGCCGGAAGTAACAATACGTACAAGGAGAAGCGccgaaaaaaggacaaatcATCCGCAAATTTACAG ACTGATCAACTTGACCAACTTCCTCCGACCAATCATGACCGGTTAGATGAATGTGCTCTAGGAGCAAACTCAGGACGGACAGCACTAACGACAGAAAGGAGCTCCATCGGTGGACAGCAGCATCCGGCAGCATTGCATCACAGTAGCTCGAATCATCAAagtcaacagcaacagcatctgATATCATCAGTCAGTTCTGGCAATGGATTTGATTCAGTCAATGCACCAATTACCGACGGTAACGTTGGAACACCAGTAGAAATCCCGGTGCAGATCAAAAAGGTGTACGTGTCGTATTTCGAGCGCAGCGACGAAATACCGGAAATACGGGACCAAAGCCGTTTTCTGTCGGAAGCCAAACGATTAAAACACGCAGCTGATCGAGAGGGAGATCATTTAGCACAAGCAATGTTGTACCTGGAAGCcgtgttgtttttcttgctcACCGGAGACacgatggaacgggatccgATAACCGAGAAAGCTGCCTTCACGATGTACAAAGATACGCTTTGTTTAATTAA attcATTTCGTCCAAATTTCGTAGTCAACTACAAAATCAAACAGTCCAGGGTAACATTCATACTAAGGTGGCCATTCTGAG TCTGCGTTGTCAGTCGTTGATCTATCTCAAGTTGTACAAGATGCGCCGActtgaaatgaaagaaacggCAAAGACAATCGGCGAATTTAACCACAAAACCAGCACAGTGCCGGCAGAGTTGGCTAATGGAAACACTCCATCACCACTTTCACCAACGTCGGTTGGTTCGCAG AGTTCCGGTTACAGTTCCGGCCAGAACAACCACGTTGGATCAATACCGCCGATGAATTCGTCCCCTGCCCAATGCATTATTATGCCAATAAAC GTTCACAATGCGTATCAAAAGCAGACCACATTGTTTACACACCTTTCCACTTGTCTTGATCTTTGGGAGCAAGCGGACAGCTTAGTTTCGCGAGGGAACCATGTCG aatttttcaTTGAACTGGATCACGAAAATGGACCCATGACGCTGCATAGCTCACTGCACAATGTCGTAAAGTACGTGCAAGCCGGGATTCAGAAGCTTCGGCGCATGTAA